From Eubacterium sp. 1001713B170207_170306_E7, the proteins below share one genomic window:
- a CDS encoding peptidase M22 gives MDGLALGIDTSNYTTSIAVADAAGDVVYEAGILLQVKPGERGLRQSEALYQHVKNLPALFEKLPEHLRLRERLQVVCYSDRPRPLEDSYMPVFRAGIGCGKTIGSLFGVPTLAVSHQENHIRSAIYGSGAKPEALRFPLLATHFSGGTSEILLVDTKKSGYDCKIVGATLDLNAGQLIDRVGVRLGYAFPAGRALEQLAREAVAHDCVIPSRVEKTDFHFSGQENKAAALLDAGVPPAEVAYGLHRCIAKTLSKAIARAAAVYGAQDVLFSGGVMSNQIIRALIEKELDRKRLRLHFTQPCYATDNAAGNALLGIETMT, from the coding sequence ATGGACGGTTTAGCTCTGGGAATTGACACCAGTAACTACACGACCTCCATCGCGGTGGCGGACGCCGCCGGAGACGTGGTTTACGAGGCGGGAATCCTGCTTCAGGTAAAGCCCGGTGAGCGCGGCCTGCGCCAGTCAGAGGCCCTGTACCAGCACGTTAAAAACCTGCCGGCGCTTTTTGAGAAGCTGCCTGAACATCTGAGGCTGCGGGAGAGGCTGCAGGTGGTGTGCTACTCGGACCGGCCGCGGCCCCTGGAGGATTCCTACATGCCGGTTTTTCGCGCGGGTATCGGCTGCGGAAAGACCATCGGCAGCCTGTTTGGTGTGCCCACCCTGGCGGTGAGCCATCAGGAAAACCATATCCGCAGCGCCATTTACGGCAGCGGCGCAAAGCCGGAGGCCTTACGCTTTCCGCTTTTGGCCACGCATTTTTCCGGTGGCACTTCAGAGATCTTGCTGGTAGATACCAAAAAAAGCGGGTATGACTGTAAAATAGTGGGCGCAACCCTTGATTTGAACGCCGGACAGCTCATTGACCGGGTGGGGGTGCGGCTGGGCTACGCCTTTCCGGCGGGCCGGGCGCTGGAGCAGCTGGCGCGGGAGGCCGTGGCGCACGACTGCGTTATTCCGTCCAGGGTTGAAAAAACAGATTTTCATTTCTCGGGACAGGAAAACAAAGCGGCCGCGCTGCTGGACGCGGGCGTTCCGCCGGCGGAGGTGGCCTATGGGCTGCACCGCTGTATTGCCAAAACGCTGTCAAAGGCTATTGCCCGGGCGGCGGCGGTCTACGGAGCGCAGGATGTTCTGTTCTCCGGCGGGGTGATGTCGAACCAGATCATCCGGGCGCTTATCGAAAAAGAGCTTGACCGCAAGCGTCTGCGCCTGCACTTTACACAGCCCTGCTACGCCACCGACAACGCTGCCGGGAACGCGCTGCTGGGCATTGAAACCATGACATAA
- a CDS encoding Asp23/Gls24 family envelope stress response protein: protein MDENQKLNPQEISNEMVCSIANLAALGVDGIDKMFMRMSDEILDMIYPSAVSKGVKVVRQEDGYHIDVHVITELGIDIPQIARKTQIKVKESVEIMTGNQVAQVNVHVEGSGKY, encoded by the coding sequence ATGGATGAAAACCAAAAATTAAACCCTCAGGAAATCTCGAACGAAATGGTCTGTTCCATTGCGAACCTGGCCGCGTTGGGGGTGGACGGCATCGACAAAATGTTTATGCGTATGTCTGATGAAATCCTGGATATGATCTATCCTTCCGCTGTTTCAAAGGGCGTAAAGGTTGTGCGCCAGGAGGATGGCTACCATATCGACGTGCATGTGATCACAGAACTGGGAATTGATATTCCCCAGATCGCCAGAAAAACCCAGATCAAGGTCAAGGAATCGGTTGAGATCATGACCGGCAATCAGGTGGCGCAGGTGAACGTTCACGTAGAAGGCAGCGGAAAATATTAA
- the xseB gene encoding exodeoxyribonuclease VII small subunit, with translation MATKKLKTKITRLETIAEALEQNDLDLEKSLALFEEGMKLVKECGSDLDGIEEKVMILTADNQETPYEGEIEE, from the coding sequence ATGGCAACCAAAAAGTTAAAAACAAAAATTACGCGGCTCGAGACCATTGCGGAAGCCCTGGAGCAGAATGATCTAGATCTTGAGAAATCACTGGCCCTTTTTGAGGAGGGCATGAAGCTGGTAAAGGAATGCGGCAGCGACCTGGACGGCATTGAGGAAAAAGTCATGATTCTGACAGCCGATAACCAGGAGACGCCTTATGAAGGAGAGATAGAGGAATGA
- a CDS encoding HAMP domain-containing sensor histidine kinase encodes MRFLDYVKDKLLFLAVSAVLLLFMGFSLELLRVDRGSRLYLMLVLGFALALIFLAEYFMKAHFYKDVCQKLDRLDKKYLLSELISRPAIYEGRILYDVLKAASKSMNDEIAVYRHSSNAYREYIETWVHEVKTPIASAGLIIENHQNPVTLSIGEEIDQIEGYVNQALFYSRSSGVEKDYVIRRTLLQDLVNPVLRKTAKTFISRKIRLSTSGLDRTVFTDPKWTDFILGQLLDNALKYLDENAQAPPEITISAMSGSAEIILSITDNGIGIPPEDIDRIFDKGFTGSNGRQGSSKATGIGLYLCKKLCGKLGLGLSVESQPGRGTTAAIHFPVHEQM; translated from the coding sequence ATGCGTTTTCTGGATTATGTCAAGGACAAGCTTCTGTTTTTGGCGGTTTCGGCTGTACTGCTGCTCTTTATGGGCTTCAGTCTGGAGCTGCTGCGGGTGGACAGGGGCTCCCGGCTGTACCTCATGCTGGTGCTCGGCTTTGCCCTGGCCCTTATTTTTCTGGCCGAGTATTTCATGAAAGCCCATTTTTACAAGGATGTCTGCCAAAAGCTGGACCGGCTCGACAAAAAATACCTTTTGTCCGAGCTGATCAGCCGGCCCGCCATATACGAGGGCCGTATTCTGTACGACGTCCTGAAAGCGGCCAGCAAGAGCATGAACGACGAGATCGCCGTCTACCGCCACAGCTCAAACGCGTACCGGGAATACATTGAGACCTGGGTGCACGAGGTCAAAACCCCCATCGCCTCCGCCGGGCTCATCATCGAGAACCACCAGAATCCCGTGACGCTCTCCATCGGCGAGGAGATCGACCAGATCGAGGGCTATGTGAACCAGGCCCTCTTTTACTCCCGCAGCAGCGGCGTCGAAAAGGACTACGTGATCAGGCGGACCCTGCTTCAGGACCTGGTAAACCCGGTCCTCCGGAAGACTGCCAAAACCTTTATCAGCCGGAAGATCAGGCTTTCCACCAGCGGGCTGGACCGGACGGTCTTTACCGATCCCAAATGGACTGATTTTATCCTCGGCCAGCTTCTGGACAATGCCTTAAAATACCTGGACGAAAATGCCCAGGCCCCGCCGGAGATCACCATCTCAGCTATGTCCGGCAGCGCGGAGATTATTTTATCCATCACCGACAACGGGATCGGCATCCCGCCGGAGGACATCGACCGGATATTTGATAAGGGCTTCACAGGCAGCAACGGCCGCCAGGGCAGCTCCAAGGCCACCGGGATCGGCCTCTACCTCTGTAAAAAGCTCTGCGGGAAGCTGGGCCTGGGCCTGAGCGTCGAATCCCAGCCCGGCCGCGGCACCACAGCCGCCATTCACTTTCCGGTCCATGAGCAAATGTGA
- a CDS encoding ABC transporter ATP-binding protein: MEKTAPILSVQHIEKYYGNNGNITKAVDDISFDVLKGEYIGIMGASGSGKTTLLNCVSTIDSVTAGHILIQDRDITELRSRQLSKFRREQLGFIFQDFNLLDTLNAYENIALALTILRVPAATIDKRVRSVAKRLQITDILEKYPYQISGGQKQRVASARAIITKPALILADEPTGALDSKSARMLLEAFDTLNEQLHATILMVTHDAFTASYCKRILFIKDGKIFNELVRGDDSRKVFFKRIIDVVSLLGGGNSDVL; the protein is encoded by the coding sequence ATGGAAAAAACAGCACCGATCCTGTCGGTACAGCATATCGAAAAATATTATGGAAACAACGGCAATATCACCAAGGCCGTGGACGACATCAGCTTCGATGTCCTCAAGGGCGAATACATTGGAATCATGGGCGCCTCGGGCAGCGGCAAAACCACACTGCTCAACTGCGTATCCACCATCGACTCCGTGACCGCGGGCCACATTCTTATCCAGGACCGGGACATCACCGAGCTGCGCTCACGCCAGCTCTCAAAGTTCCGCCGCGAGCAGCTGGGCTTTATCTTCCAGGATTTCAACCTGTTAGATACTCTCAACGCCTACGAGAACATCGCCCTGGCCCTGACGATCCTCAGGGTTCCGGCCGCCACCATCGACAAGCGGGTGCGCAGCGTTGCCAAACGCCTGCAGATCACCGATATTCTGGAAAAATATCCCTACCAGATCTCCGGCGGGCAGAAGCAGCGGGTTGCCAGCGCCCGGGCCATCATCACCAAGCCGGCGCTCATTCTGGCCGACGAGCCCACCGGCGCGCTGGATTCCAAATCCGCCCGCATGCTGCTCGAGGCCTTTGACACCCTCAACGAACAGCTCCATGCCACCATCCTCATGGTCACCCACGACGCCTTTACCGCCAGCTACTGCAAGCGTATCCTCTTTATAAAGGACGGCAAAATCTTCAATGAGCTTGTCCGCGGCGACGACAGCCGCAAGGTGTTCTTCAAGCGTATCATTGACGTGGTCAGCCTTCTGGGAGGAGGGAACAGCGATGTACTCTAA
- a CDS encoding ABC transporter permease yields MYSKLAFRNVRRSVRDYTIYFLTLTFGVCVFYVFNAIESQQAMMSISTSDEQALQSLTMIMSYVSVFISVILGFLILYANKFLIKRRKKELGVYMTLGMDKSKMSWILMLETLLIGIVSLTVGLFLGFLLSEGLAVVTAKMFEAAFTEFKFVFSPAACGKTVLYFSLIFVMVMLFNSLSISKYKLIDLLSADKKNETFKIKKLWHSVVIFIAALILIGAAYYLIIDNGLMNINAQFAAALVCGSVGTLLFFMSLSGFLLRLVQSNKKLYLRGLNMFVLRQLNSKINTTFISMTVICIMLLFTIGTLSSGISLADVLTSSAEKTTPFDATITSGPENPALEDEPIYEDIAAALAAQGVDLSRFARETSQIIYRSSDVPNAVLFEYSTEGIKNMLTGEAFERFKQFPISVVSLSDFNAQMALLGRDPITLEDGQFRLFYDMPQVTPSVDSFLEQNGKVILNGTALESAGPALDCTIGTSFAFSNSGTFVVNDELAQGLPFYSAQLNINYKEPAAASSEALMQYDGLLTPQNGFFTITKEDMYAQGTTMKITTSYVGIYVGIIFLIASAAILALQQLSEASDNTERYALLRKIGADDKMIRHALFIQIAIYFLMPLALAIIHAIVGLKVANDFIAFFGHVNVAGNTSVTALILVLIYGGYFLATYFGSKNMIKA; encoded by the coding sequence ATGTACTCTAAACTGGCTTTCCGCAATGTACGGCGCAGCGTCCGGGACTACACCATCTATTTCCTGACCCTCACCTTTGGCGTGTGTGTGTTCTATGTCTTTAACGCCATCGAGTCCCAGCAGGCCATGATGAGCATCAGCACAAGCGACGAGCAGGCCCTCCAGAGCCTGACCATGATCATGAGCTACGTCTCGGTGTTCATCTCGGTTATCCTGGGCTTCCTGATCCTCTATGCCAATAAGTTTCTGATCAAGCGGCGGAAAAAGGAACTGGGCGTCTATATGACCCTGGGCATGGACAAAAGCAAAATGTCCTGGATTTTGATGCTCGAAACGCTCCTAATCGGCATTGTCTCTCTGACGGTGGGGCTGTTTCTGGGCTTTCTGCTCTCCGAGGGCCTGGCCGTGGTAACGGCCAAAATGTTTGAGGCCGCCTTTACCGAGTTCAAATTTGTGTTTTCGCCTGCTGCCTGCGGCAAGACCGTGCTCTATTTCAGCCTGATTTTTGTCATGGTCATGCTGTTCAACAGCCTGTCCATCTCGAAGTACAAGCTCATCGACCTGCTGAGCGCCGACAAGAAAAACGAAACCTTTAAAATCAAAAAGCTCTGGCACTCAGTGGTGATCTTCATCGCCGCCCTCATCCTGATCGGCGCCGCTTATTACCTGATCATCGACAACGGTCTCATGAACATCAACGCTCAGTTTGCGGCCGCGCTGGTCTGCGGCTCCGTCGGGACACTGCTGTTCTTCATGTCCCTGTCCGGCTTCCTGCTGCGTCTGGTTCAGTCCAACAAAAAGCTGTACTTGCGGGGGCTCAATATGTTTGTGCTCCGCCAGCTCAACAGCAAAATCAACACCACCTTTATTTCCATGACCGTTATCTGTATCATGCTGCTGTTTACCATCGGCACCCTGTCCAGCGGTATCAGTCTGGCCGATGTGCTCACAAGCTCGGCAGAAAAGACAACGCCTTTTGACGCCACCATCACCAGCGGTCCGGAAAACCCCGCCCTGGAGGACGAGCCCATCTATGAGGACATCGCGGCGGCGCTGGCCGCCCAGGGCGTCGACCTGAGCCGCTTCGCCCGCGAAACCAGCCAGATCATCTACCGCAGCAGCGACGTGCCCAACGCCGTCCTGTTTGAGTACTCGACAGAGGGAATTAAAAACATGCTGACCGGAGAGGCCTTCGAGCGTTTTAAACAATTCCCCATTTCGGTCGTTTCACTGTCCGACTTCAACGCCCAGATGGCCCTGCTCGGCAGGGATCCCATCACCCTGGAGGACGGCCAGTTCCGGCTCTTTTACGACATGCCTCAGGTTACCCCGTCGGTTGACTCCTTCCTTGAGCAAAACGGAAAGGTCATTCTCAATGGCACAGCCCTTGAAAGCGCCGGCCCGGCCCTTGACTGTACCATCGGCACCAGCTTCGCGTTCAGCAACAGCGGTACCTTCGTCGTAAACGACGAGCTGGCCCAAGGCCTGCCCTTTTACAGCGCGCAGCTCAACATAAATTATAAAGAGCCCGCCGCCGCTTCGAGCGAAGCCTTAATGCAGTACGATGGGCTGCTGACCCCGCAGAACGGTTTCTTTACCATCACCAAAGAAGACATGTACGCCCAGGGCACCACCATGAAAATCACCACCTCCTATGTGGGGATTTACGTCGGCATTATTTTCCTGATCGCCAGCGCCGCCATCCTGGCGCTTCAGCAGCTGTCCGAGGCCTCGGACAACACCGAGCGCTACGCCCTGCTCCGCAAGATCGGGGCCGACGACAAAATGATCCGCCACGCCCTGTTCATCCAGATTGCCATCTACTTCCTGATGCCCCTGGCCCTCGCCATCATTCACGCCATTGTGGGCCTCAAGGTCGCTAACGACTTTATTGCCTTCTTCGGCCATGTCAATGTCGCGGGCAACACCAGCGTCACCGCGCTGATCCTGGTGCTTATCTACGGCGGCTATTTCCTGGCCACCTATTTCGGCAGCAAAAATATGATTAAGGCTTAA
- the xseA gene encoding exodeoxyribonuclease VII large subunit: MITRALSVTEVNHFIKTMLDGNSVLKNLMVEGEISNLKFHSSGHVYFSLKDSQSRIACVMFRNHVQNLKFRPEEGMKITIKGGISVFERNGQYQIYVRSMEPQGVGALYKAFEQLKAKYEALGWLDASQKKPLPEYIHRVGIVTSPTGAAVRDMISVIRRRNPQIHIVIYPTLVQGDGAAEGIARGIETFNHLGSVDVIIIGRGGGSMEDLWAFNEEMVGEAVHASQISIISAVGHETDFTIADFVADLRAPTPSVAGELVAENLLEWAGALTQLESRLLRAMNRHIESSRASLAQAAARLLRSGPESQVADTRLYLDALQDRLQRSMRLEIERQRGKLESAALRLDALNPANVLKRGYVLAEDKDGRLVRSASGAEAAGTMRLKFHDGEVIVSVIKEEPEWQPKS, encoded by the coding sequence ATGATTACCCGAGCGCTTAGCGTTACAGAAGTCAATCATTTTATCAAAACCATGCTGGATGGAAACAGCGTGCTGAAAAACCTGATGGTCGAGGGAGAGATCTCCAATCTGAAGTTCCATTCCTCGGGCCATGTGTACTTTTCATTAAAGGACAGCCAGAGCCGCATTGCCTGTGTGATGTTCCGAAACCATGTCCAAAACCTGAAATTCCGGCCGGAGGAGGGCATGAAGATCACCATTAAGGGTGGAATTTCAGTTTTTGAACGCAACGGGCAGTATCAGATTTATGTCCGCTCCATGGAGCCTCAGGGAGTCGGGGCGCTGTACAAGGCCTTTGAGCAGCTCAAGGCGAAATATGAGGCGCTAGGCTGGCTGGACGCCAGTCAGAAAAAGCCGCTGCCGGAGTATATCCACCGGGTTGGGATTGTCACCTCGCCCACCGGGGCGGCGGTCCGGGACATGATCTCGGTTATCCGGCGGCGGAATCCTCAGATCCACATTGTCATCTACCCGACGCTGGTGCAGGGAGACGGCGCGGCCGAGGGCATTGCCAGAGGAATCGAGACCTTTAACCATCTCGGCAGTGTGGACGTGATCATCATCGGCCGCGGCGGCGGATCCATGGAGGACCTGTGGGCCTTTAATGAGGAAATGGTGGGTGAGGCGGTGCATGCATCACAGATTTCGATCATCTCTGCGGTAGGGCATGAAACCGATTTTACCATCGCTGATTTTGTGGCGGATCTGCGCGCGCCCACACCATCGGTGGCCGGGGAGCTGGTGGCCGAGAACCTGTTGGAGTGGGCAGGAGCGCTGACCCAGCTGGAATCCCGGCTGCTGCGGGCCATGAACCGCCACATTGAAAGCAGCCGCGCGTCTCTGGCGCAGGCGGCTGCCCGTCTCCTGAGAAGCGGGCCGGAAAGCCAGGTGGCGGATACCCGCCTGTACCTGGATGCGCTTCAGGACCGCCTGCAGCGGAGTATGCGGCTGGAAATCGAGCGTCAGCGCGGCAAGCTGGAATCGGCCGCTCTGCGGCTGGACGCTCTGAACCCGGCCAATGTGCTGAAGCGCGGCTATGTTCTGGCCGAGGATAAGGACGGCCGTCTGGTCCGTTCGGCTTCGGGGGCGGAGGCCGCCGGAACCATGAGACTTAAATTTCACGATGGCGAGGTCATCGTTTCTGTGATAAAGGAGGAGCCTGAATGGCAACCAAAAAGTTAA
- the nusB gene encoding transcription antitermination factor NusB, giving the protein MNRKEERELALRGIFQIDFHAEDAELDTSLKNFFELAGQGDPEDEVAGMTGGYARKVIDAAIENQPAIDTLIADHLKETWDFSRVPKMEKAILRLGVTELLYTKVPKEVAINEAVELAKKYASEESKTYINGILNKVAVEHADELSKD; this is encoded by the coding sequence ATGAATCGAAAAGAAGAGAGAGAGCTGGCCCTGCGCGGGATTTTTCAAATTGACTTTCACGCTGAAGACGCGGAGCTGGACACCAGTCTCAAAAATTTCTTTGAGCTGGCAGGACAGGGTGACCCTGAGGATGAAGTGGCGGGCATGACAGGCGGCTACGCAAGAAAGGTTATCGACGCGGCCATCGAAAACCAGCCGGCCATTGATACGCTGATTGCCGACCATTTAAAGGAAACCTGGGATTTCAGCCGTGTGCCCAAAATGGAGAAGGCGATTCTGCGCCTGGGCGTGACCGAGCTTCTGTACACCAAGGTACCCAAGGAGGTCGCTATAAACGAGGCGGTAGAGCTGGCCAAGAAGTACGCCTCGGAGGAAAGCAAAACCTACATCAACGGCATTCTCAATAAGGTGGCGGTTGAACACGCAGATGAGCTATCAAAGGACTGA
- a CDS encoding polyprenyl synthetase family protein: MRPFKEILSEKVKETDHELLACFDRKFDTPDIIVSAMKYSLFAGGKRLRPILMKETCRCLGGDPADAKPLACAIEMIHTYSLIHDDLPAMDNDDLRRGKPTNHKVYGENMAILAGDALLNYAMETAIAGIPVDPSKTFHYTRALSYLAHSSGVNGMIGGQTGDILSENEAINEEKMYYIHAHKTGALLKAAVLCGGFVAKVTGEERDALETYSEKIGLAFQIVDDILDVTGDEKTLGKPIGSDEKNHKSTFVSLYGMASSQEKIRELENGALDALATIDHDTSFLEEMAKYICQREN, from the coding sequence ATGAGACCATTTAAAGAAATCCTGTCGGAAAAAGTAAAGGAAACGGACCACGAGCTGCTCGCCTGCTTTGACCGGAAATTTGATACGCCGGACATTATTGTCAGCGCCATGAAATACAGTCTTTTCGCGGGGGGCAAGCGTTTAAGGCCGATTCTGATGAAGGAAACCTGCCGGTGCCTGGGGGGCGACCCGGCGGACGCCAAGCCGCTGGCCTGTGCCATTGAGATGATTCACACCTACTCATTGATCCACGACGACCTGCCGGCCATGGACAACGATGACCTGCGCCGTGGAAAGCCCACCAACCACAAGGTTTACGGTGAAAATATGGCGATCCTGGCAGGGGACGCGCTTTTGAACTACGCCATGGAAACCGCCATCGCGGGTATTCCAGTGGACCCGTCCAAAACCTTTCACTACACCCGTGCCCTCAGCTATCTGGCCCATTCGTCGGGCGTAAACGGCATGATCGGCGGACAGACGGGTGATATTCTCAGCGAGAATGAGGCCATTAATGAGGAAAAGATGTACTACATTCACGCGCATAAGACGGGCGCGCTGCTGAAGGCGGCTGTGCTCTGTGGCGGGTTTGTCGCGAAGGTTACGGGCGAGGAGCGGGACGCGCTGGAAACCTACAGCGAAAAAATCGGCCTGGCTTTCCAGATTGTCGACGACATTTTGGATGTGACCGGAGATGAAAAGACCCTGGGAAAACCCATTGGCAGCGATGAAAAGAACCACAAATCGACCTTTGTCTCGCTCTACGGCATGGCCTCTTCACAGGAAAAAATCCGCGAGCTGGAAAACGGCGCGCTGGACGCGCTGGCAACCATTGACCACGACACCTCATTTTTAGAGGAGATGGCGAAATACATCTGCCAGAGGGAAAACTGA
- a CDS encoding response regulator transcription factor — protein MRIMIIEDDPKIRRELSEFLSRYGYEPVLPDSLDHIVESTLADLPDLILLDINLPVYDGYYICREIRKQSEVPIIIVTSRDSEFDELMSMNLGADDYITKPYNTQILLARIASVLKRANPAGGSTMTHNGLTLDLSRSVILSAGGETELTKNEAGILRLLLSHKNEIVSREAIMNALWQSDAFVDDNTLTVNINRLRRKIGEIGLKDYLVTKRGQGYMV, from the coding sequence ATGAGAATTATGATCATCGAGGATGATCCCAAAATCCGCCGGGAGCTCAGCGAGTTTCTGAGCCGCTATGGCTATGAGCCTGTCCTTCCGGACAGCCTTGACCACATTGTGGAATCCACCCTGGCAGACCTGCCGGACCTCATCCTGCTGGACATCAACCTGCCCGTTTACGACGGGTACTACATCTGCCGCGAAATCCGAAAGCAGTCCGAGGTACCCATCATCATCGTTACCAGCCGGGACAGCGAGTTTGATGAGCTCATGAGCATGAACCTGGGCGCGGACGACTATATTACCAAGCCCTACAACACACAGATCCTTCTGGCGCGCATCGCCTCTGTGCTCAAAAGAGCCAATCCGGCCGGGGGCTCCACCATGACCCATAACGGCCTCACCCTGGACCTCTCCCGCAGCGTGATCCTGTCCGCCGGCGGCGAGACCGAGCTCACAAAGAACGAAGCCGGGATACTGAGGCTGCTGCTGTCCCACAAGAACGAAATCGTCTCCCGCGAGGCCATCATGAACGCCCTCTGGCAGTCCGACGCCTTTGTGGACGACAATACCCTCACGGTTAACATCAACCGCCTGCGCCGCAAGATCGGTGAAATCGGGCTGAAGGACTACCTGGTAACCAAGCGCGGCCAGGGCTATATGGTGTGA
- a CDS encoding FAD-dependent oxidoreductase, translating to MKKILIIGGMTGGASAAARLRRLSEEDEIILFERSGHISYAGCGLPYYIGDVIGRRQALFAETAPGLAKRYRLDIRCGSEVLSINRDNKSVLVQNLETGETYEERYDKLILSPGSRPAVPELPGMDAADNAFTLKEVRDADALKKACAALAPERAVVIGGGFAGVEMAENLSRLGLAVTIVEKRRQLLGAFDFEMAQILHRTLNAHGVGIILEDGASRFENEGRILVLESGRALECDLAVLTTGVKPESGLARRAGLRVNEAGYIVTTQTYAALDADLLTPVDGIYAIGDAIQVQNFVDKQPYAAAHAGPASRQGRVLADHLAGLPTVNNGLQGTSILKIFDQTAAVTGNNVARLKKMGISYQEVHAHRLCHAGYYPGASLIDLKLIYDPKTLKILGAQAVGKEGVDKRIDVISTAMRLGATIRNLACLELCYAPPYSTVKDPVNILGTIAGNISEGIYKTIGWDEVDGVVAEGGFLLDVTTPQEYENGHIDGAVNIELDALRERLDELPQERELPLYVYCLAGQRAYTAIRLLRGCGYNNLYLLSGGYATYCDGRYQPDA from the coding sequence ATGAAGAAAATACTGATCATCGGCGGGATGACCGGCGGTGCTTCGGCCGCGGCGAGGCTGAGACGTTTGAGCGAGGAGGATGAGATCATCCTGTTTGAGCGGAGCGGGCATATTTCTTATGCTGGCTGCGGCCTTCCGTACTACATCGGGGACGTTATCGGTCGGCGGCAGGCGCTGTTTGCCGAGACAGCCCCAGGGCTTGCGAAGCGTTACCGTCTGGATATCCGTTGTGGCAGTGAGGTGCTGTCCATCAACCGGGACAACAAGAGCGTGCTGGTACAAAACCTGGAGACGGGCGAGACCTATGAGGAACGTTATGACAAGCTGATCCTCTCGCCCGGGTCCCGGCCGGCTGTGCCGGAGCTGCCGGGAATGGACGCTGCGGACAACGCCTTTACCCTGAAGGAGGTCCGGGACGCCGACGCGCTTAAGAAAGCGTGCGCAGCCCTCGCCCCTGAGCGCGCAGTCGTGATCGGCGGCGGCTTCGCGGGCGTTGAGATGGCTGAAAACCTGAGCCGGCTGGGCCTGGCGGTGACCATTGTCGAAAAAAGACGGCAGCTTCTGGGAGCTTTTGATTTTGAAATGGCCCAGATACTGCACCGCACGCTCAATGCCCACGGCGTGGGCATTATTCTGGAGGATGGCGCAAGCCGCTTCGAGAATGAGGGCAGAATCCTGGTGCTGGAGTCGGGACGTGCGCTGGAGTGTGATTTGGCAGTGCTGACCACGGGGGTGAAGCCTGAAAGCGGACTGGCCCGGCGGGCGGGCCTCAGAGTCAACGAGGCCGGCTACATTGTCACCACCCAGACCTACGCTGCCCTGGACGCGGACCTGCTGACCCCGGTGGACGGCATTTACGCCATCGGCGACGCCATCCAGGTACAGAACTTTGTGGACAAGCAGCCCTACGCGGCGGCGCACGCGGGACCGGCCAGCCGGCAGGGACGCGTGCTCGCGGACCATCTGGCAGGTCTGCCTACAGTCAACAATGGCCTCCAGGGAACTTCCATCCTCAAAATTTTTGATCAGACAGCCGCTGTGACGGGAAATAATGTTGCCCGTCTTAAAAAAATGGGTATTTCTTATCAGGAGGTACACGCGCACCGGCTGTGCCACGCAGGTTATTATCCCGGAGCCTCGCTCATTGATCTGAAGCTTATCTATGATCCCAAAACCCTCAAAATCCTCGGTGCGCAGGCAGTGGGGAAAGAGGGAGTCGACAAACGGATCGATGTGATCTCGACGGCTATGCGCCTGGGCGCAACCATTAGGAATCTCGCCTGTCTGGAGCTCTGCTACGCGCCGCCCTATTCCACAGTCAAGGACCCTGTGAACATTCTCGGCACCATCGCCGGGAATATCAGCGAGGGTATCTACAAAACCATTGGCTGGGATGAGGTGGACGGTGTGGTGGCAGAAGGCGGTTTTCTGCTGGATGTAACGACGCCGCAGGAGTATGAAAACGGCCATATCGACGGCGCGGTCAACATTGAGCTGGACGCGCTGCGGGAACGCCTTGATGAGCTGCCCCAGGAACGTGAGCTGCCGCTGTATGTGTACTGCCTGGCCGGGCAGCGCGCTTATACGGCGATCCGGCTTTTGCGGGGCTGCGGTTATAATAACCTTTATCTTTTATCCGGCGGTTACGCCACCTATTGCGATGGCCGATACCAGCCGGACGCGTAA